In the Tepidimicrobium xylanilyticum genome, one interval contains:
- a CDS encoding deoxyguanosinetriphosphate triphosphohydrolase gives MRKRIEMEALEKRILSPYAALSQNTKGRAIEEEKCQVRTEYQRDRDRIIHSKSFRRLKHKTQVFIAPVGDHYRTRLTHTLEVAQISRTLARALRLNEDLVEAIALGHDLGHTPFGHTGENILNKLHPKGFCHSKQSLRVVDYLEHTSTRKGLNLTYEVRDGILKHTGGAKPETLEGQIVRLADRIAYINHDIDDAIRANIIRLDDLPKDCIKYLGENHGERINSMILDVIKNSSNSDRISMSEEVNYYTNKLRSFMFERVYLNKEAKGEEDKAKYVIEQLYNYYLTNFDKLPKEHIQLYEDYESKEDIITDYIAGMTDRYAINQFNELFVPKSWRKY, from the coding sequence ATGAGAAAAAGAATAGAGATGGAAGCGTTGGAAAAAAGGATATTATCTCCTTATGCTGCTTTAAGCCAAAATACTAAGGGAAGAGCAATAGAGGAGGAAAAGTGTCAAGTTAGGACTGAATACCAAAGGGATAGAGATAGAATAATTCATTCTAAATCCTTTAGAAGATTGAAGCATAAAACTCAAGTTTTTATTGCACCAGTGGGGGACCATTATAGAACTAGATTGACTCATACTTTAGAAGTGGCCCAAATATCCAGAACCTTGGCAAGGGCTTTAAGATTAAATGAAGATTTAGTGGAGGCCATAGCTTTAGGTCATGATTTAGGTCATACTCCCTTTGGGCATACAGGAGAAAATATATTAAACAAGCTACATCCTAAGGGATTCTGTCATAGTAAGCAAAGTTTAAGGGTTGTGGATTATTTAGAGCATACATCAACTAGAAAAGGGTTAAATTTAACTTATGAGGTTAGAGATGGAATTTTAAAACATACTGGAGGGGCAAAACCAGAAACCTTAGAAGGTCAAATAGTAAGGTTAGCAGATAGGATTGCGTATATAAATCATGATATTGATGATGCAATAAGGGCAAATATTATTAGATTAGATGATTTACCAAAGGATTGTATAAAGTATTTGGGGGAAAATCATGGAGAAAGGATTAATTCCATGATTTTAGATGTAATAAAGAATAGTTCAAATAGTGATAGAATATCCATGAGTGAGGAGGTTAATTATTATACCAATAAATTAAGGAGTTTCATGTTTGAAAGGGTGTATTTAAACAAAGAAGCCAAAGGTGAAGAGGATAAAGCTAAATATGTAATTGAACAGTTGTACAATTATTACTTGACCAATTTCGATAAATTACCAAAAGAGCATATTCAATTATATGAAGACTATGAATCCAAGGAGGACATTATAACCGATTATATAGCTGGTATGACTGATAGATATGCTATAAATCAATTTAATGAGCTATTTGTTCCAAAGTCTTGGAGAAAATACTAA
- a CDS encoding pyruvate, water dikinase regulatory protein, which yields MDNSITIYVLSDSIGETGEQVARAAVSQFYPCKFEVRRFPYITSEDQIVEVFEEAVNEKSVIVYTIVIEKLKNYVVELSEKYNIPSIDLMTPALEALEKVFGYAPKRESGLIRRLDEKYFRKVDAVEFAVKYDDGKDARGIKKADIVLIGVSRTSKTPLSMYLAHKYYKVANVPLVPEVPIPKELFEIDNRRIFGLIANPFKLNEIRQERLKSLGLNNNANYASIDRINYELEYSKKIMEKLKCTVIDVSNKAVEETAGIVIEDMKRNFGENF from the coding sequence ATGGACAATTCCATTACGATATATGTATTATCAGACTCAATTGGAGAAACTGGTGAACAAGTTGCCAGAGCTGCTGTTAGTCAGTTTTATCCTTGTAAATTTGAGGTAAGAAGGTTTCCCTATATTACTTCAGAAGACCAGATTGTAGAGGTATTTGAAGAAGCTGTAAACGAAAAGAGCGTAATCGTATATACCATAGTAATAGAAAAGCTCAAGAATTATGTGGTTGAATTGAGTGAAAAATATAACATACCATCGATAGACTTAATGACACCTGCCTTAGAAGCCCTGGAAAAGGTATTTGGTTATGCACCTAAGCGGGAGTCTGGCCTTATAAGGAGATTAGATGAGAAATATTTTAGAAAAGTAGATGCTGTGGAATTTGCAGTAAAATATGATGATGGCAAGGATGCTAGAGGGATTAAAAAGGCAGATATAGTACTTATAGGTGTATCACGTACATCTAAAACCCCTTTAAGCATGTACTTAGCCCATAAATATTACAAAGTTGCCAATGTGCCTTTGGTCCCAGAAGTTCCGATACCTAAGGAGCTTTTTGAAATAGATAATAGAAGGATTTTTGGACTTATTGCCAATCCCTTTAAGTTGAATGAGATAAGACAAGAAAGGTTAAAATCCTTGGGGTTGAATAATAATGCAAATTATGCAAGTATCGATAGAATTAATTATGAGCTTGAATATTCTAAAAAGATTATGGAAAAGCTTAAATGTACAGTTATAGACGTTTCAAACAAAGCAGTAGAGGAAACTGCAGGGATAGTAATAGAAGACATGAAAAGGAATTTTGGTGAAAATTTCTAG
- a CDS encoding helix-turn-helix transcriptional regulator — protein MIQIQLTERQEKIIEIVKANEPITSENIAKALKLTRATLRPDLAILTMSGILDARPKVGYFYTGKTSLSFISEKIQQIKVADRKSLPVVIDEETSIYDGIVTLFLEDVSSIFVTSKGCLVGVVSRKDFLKNAIGGLNLSKTPIGVIMTRMPNVIVTTPDESILDAAMKLIEHEIDSLPVVEEITLEDGSLAYKVVGRITKTTITRLFVELGNDG, from the coding sequence GTGATTCAAATTCAATTAACTGAAAGACAGGAAAAGATTATAGAAATTGTGAAAGCTAATGAGCCAATAACTAGTGAGAATATTGCTAAAGCTCTTAAATTAACTAGAGCAACTCTCAGGCCAGATTTAGCAATATTAACCATGTCGGGAATTTTAGATGCAAGACCTAAGGTTGGTTATTTCTATACTGGAAAAACTAGTCTAAGCTTTATATCTGAAAAGATACAACAAATTAAGGTGGCAGATAGGAAGTCTCTACCCGTTGTAATTGATGAAGAAACTAGCATCTATGATGGAATTGTGACTTTATTTTTGGAGGATGTAAGCAGCATATTTGTAACTTCTAAAGGGTGTTTAGTGGGAGTGGTGTCCAGAAAGGATTTTTTAAAGAATGCCATTGGAGGGCTTAATTTAAGTAAAACTCCCATAGGTGTAATTATGACTAGGATGCCCAATGTTATAGTAACAACACCAGATGAAAGCATATTAGATGCAGCAATGAAATTAATAGAACATGAAATAGATAGTCTGCCTGTTGTAGAAGAAATTACTTTAGAAGATGGATCTCTAGCTTATAAAGTAGTGGGCAGGATTACAAAAACTACCATTACCAGGCTCTTTGTTGAACTGGGTAATGATGGATAG
- the glyS gene encoding glycine--tRNA ligase subunit beta, whose translation MSNRYLLEIGVEELPARFISGALNQLKGNFKNMLKNERIGYANVETYATPRRLVLIVDGLKEDQDTLEEIVKGPAKRIAYDSQGYPSKALEGFMRGQGVKEDQIFTKEYNGEEYIYARVIKEGKDTFTILSENVADIIKSIVFPKSMRWGGKNIRFARPIRWIVSLLNDRIVPFDLEGIKVGNTTKGHRFLGSKSIEINKVDEYFDKLEENYVIVDQNKRKEIIKYNSEKLAKEKGGNLLVDEDLLDEVTNIVEYPTPMIGRIKEEYLNLPDDVVITPMKEHLRFFPIVNDKGVLLPYFITVRNGNDQYIDVVIKGNEKVLGARLEDAKFFYYEDIKNPIEDYVEPLKNIVFQEKLGTLYDKTIRIRKLAKKIGDYLEVGEETQRNIDRAAYLSKADLVTKMVGEFTELQGRMGMEYAKHSGENEIVSTAIYEQYLPRFAGDDLPTTTAGSILSIADKLDTISGCFAIGIEPTGSQDPYGLRRQALGVINIVLDRRLNLSLGELIDFALYIYVEELGLVFDYAEVKNSILGFFNGRIKNMFSDMGIRYDIIDGVISTGIDNIYDLMIRANKLNEYFEKYGLTDVLSTFNRVTNLAEKSTSTEVKRDLLIEDAEIELYDGFNDIEEKVLNHLDKKEYDKALEQFIVLKEAIDNFFDKVMVMVDDEAIRENRLNLLGKISKTMLLICDLSKLVKQS comes from the coding sequence ATGTCTAATAGATATTTATTAGAAATAGGAGTTGAAGAACTTCCTGCTAGATTTATAAGCGGTGCATTAAATCAGCTAAAGGGAAATTTTAAAAATATGCTAAAAAATGAGAGGATTGGTTATGCAAATGTAGAAACTTATGCTACCCCAAGGCGATTAGTTTTAATTGTCGATGGTTTGAAAGAAGACCAAGATACGCTAGAGGAAATAGTCAAAGGACCTGCTAAAAGGATTGCTTATGATAGTCAAGGCTATCCAAGTAAGGCTTTAGAAGGCTTTATGCGAGGACAGGGAGTTAAAGAGGATCAAATTTTTACAAAAGAGTATAATGGCGAAGAGTATATATATGCAAGGGTCATTAAGGAAGGAAAGGATACTTTTACCATTTTATCAGAAAATGTGGCGGATATTATCAAGTCTATTGTATTTCCTAAATCTATGAGATGGGGAGGCAAAAATATAAGATTTGCAAGACCTATTAGGTGGATTGTTTCCCTATTAAATGATAGGATAGTGCCTTTTGATTTAGAAGGCATTAAGGTAGGAAATACTACTAAGGGCCATAGGTTTTTGGGAAGTAAATCTATAGAAATTAACAAGGTAGATGAGTACTTTGATAAGCTAGAAGAAAATTACGTTATAGTGGATCAAAACAAGAGAAAAGAGATAATAAAATATAATTCTGAAAAATTGGCAAAGGAAAAGGGAGGGAATCTTTTAGTAGATGAAGATTTACTTGATGAGGTAACCAATATAGTAGAATATCCTACACCTATGATTGGAAGGATTAAAGAAGAATATTTAAACTTACCAGACGATGTGGTTATAACTCCAATGAAGGAACACTTAAGGTTCTTTCCTATAGTAAATGATAAGGGAGTTTTACTACCCTATTTTATCACTGTAAGAAATGGTAATGACCAGTATATTGATGTGGTTATAAAAGGCAATGAAAAGGTATTAGGAGCTAGATTGGAAGATGCTAAGTTCTTCTACTATGAAGATATAAAAAATCCTATTGAAGACTATGTAGAACCATTAAAAAATATAGTTTTCCAAGAAAAGTTGGGAACCCTTTATGATAAAACAATTAGGATAAGGAAATTAGCCAAAAAAATCGGGGATTATTTGGAAGTAGGAGAAGAAACTCAGAGGAATATTGATAGAGCTGCATACCTCTCTAAAGCAGATTTAGTTACTAAAATGGTAGGTGAATTTACCGAATTGCAAGGCAGGATGGGAATGGAATATGCAAAACATTCAGGAGAAAATGAAATAGTAAGCACTGCTATATATGAACAATATCTACCAAGGTTTGCTGGAGATGATCTTCCTACAACTACAGCTGGTTCCATTTTAAGCATTGCTGATAAGTTGGATACCATAAGTGGTTGTTTTGCAATTGGAATTGAGCCTACCGGTTCTCAAGACCCATATGGGTTGAGAAGGCAAGCTCTAGGCGTAATAAATATAGTTCTGGACAGAAGGTTGAATTTGAGTCTAGGGGAATTGATAGATTTTGCTTTATATATTTATGTAGAGGAATTAGGATTGGTTTTCGATTATGCAGAGGTTAAAAATAGTATATTAGGGTTCTTCAATGGAAGAATAAAGAATATGTTTAGTGATATGGGGATAAGGTATGATATAATTGATGGTGTAATAAGTACAGGTATCGACAATATATATGATTTGATGATAAGAGCAAACAAACTTAATGAGTATTTTGAAAAATATGGATTAACCGATGTATTGTCTACTTTCAATAGAGTAACCAATTTAGCTGAAAAATCTACGTCAACGGAAGTAAAGAGGGATTTGTTGATAGAAGATGCGGAAATAGAATTATATGATGGATTTAACGATATTGAAGAAAAAGTACTAAATCATCTTGATAAGAAGGAATATGATAAGGCTTTAGAACAGTTTATTGTGCTAAAGGAAGCAATAGACAATTTCTTCGATAAAGTAATGGTTATGGTAGATGATGAAGCAATAAGAGAGAACAGACTTAACTTGTTAGGGAAAATATCTAAAACAATGCTCTTAATATGTGATTTATCTAAATTGGTTAAGCAATCCTAG
- the glyQ gene encoding glycine--tRNA ligase subunit alpha, with product MYFQDLMLKLLEFWGNQGCIVLEPYDVEKGAGTMSPYTFLKALGPEPWKVVYIEPSRRPADARYGENPHRVYQHHQLQVILKPSPDDIQDIYLNSLKAIGIDPIKHDIRFVEDNWEAPTLGAWGLGWEVWLDGMEITQFTYFQQVGSINCQLESAELTYGLERIAMYLQDVDDIFHIKWNKNISYGDIFKKAEYEHSVYSFEKGNIEMLKQLFNMYEEEAKRIIEENLVLPSYDYVLKCSHVFNVLDARGAISVTERTHYIGRVRNLAKLVATKYIEQREKLKFPLMKEGM from the coding sequence ATGTATTTTCAGGATTTAATGCTTAAATTGCTGGAATTTTGGGGAAATCAAGGCTGTATTGTACTTGAACCTTACGATGTGGAAAAGGGAGCAGGAACTATGAGTCCCTATACCTTTTTAAAAGCTTTGGGACCAGAACCTTGGAAGGTAGTTTATATAGAACCATCTAGAAGACCAGCAGATGCTAGATACGGAGAAAACCCTCACAGAGTATATCAGCATCATCAGCTTCAGGTAATATTGAAGCCTTCTCCAGATGATATTCAGGACATATATTTAAACAGTTTGAAAGCAATAGGAATCGATCCGATAAAACATGATATACGTTTTGTCGAAGACAATTGGGAGGCTCCAACTTTAGGGGCATGGGGTCTAGGTTGGGAAGTTTGGTTAGATGGGATGGAAATAACTCAATTCACCTATTTTCAACAAGTCGGAAGTATCAATTGCCAATTGGAGTCAGCTGAATTAACCTATGGGTTAGAGAGAATTGCTATGTATTTACAGGATGTAGATGATATATTTCATATAAAATGGAATAAGAATATTAGTTATGGAGATATATTTAAAAAGGCTGAATATGAGCATTCGGTATATAGCTTTGAAAAGGGAAATATAGAAATGTTAAAACAGCTTTTCAATATGTATGAAGAAGAAGCTAAAAGAATCATAGAAGAAAATTTGGTGCTACCAAGCTACGATTATGTACTTAAATGTTCTCATGTATTCAATGTATTAGATGCAAGAGGGGCTATAAGCGTAACGGAAAGGACCCATTATATTGGTAGAGTAAGAAATTTAGCTAAGTTAGTTGCGACTAAGTATATAGAGCAAAGGGAAAAACTCAAATTTCCTCTTATGAAGGAGGGTATGTAA
- a CDS encoding DUF4342 domain-containing protein: MDISLEKVDLVVERTGATYAEAKEALEKTDGDVVDAIILIEKSKTSWSDNMADRGQQLVDKVKELLRKGNVTKITVKKDGELLMNIPVTAAAIGSMISAPLALIGLGGAILSKCTIEVQKEDGEIINVNDMISKNIHHKTDEED; encoded by the coding sequence GTGGATATATCTTTGGAAAAAGTCGATTTGGTTGTTGAGAGAACTGGGGCAACTTATGCTGAAGCAAAAGAGGCTCTAGAAAAAACTGATGGTGATGTGGTGGATGCAATAATATTAATCGAAAAAAGTAAAACATCATGGTCGGATAATATGGCAGATAGAGGACAACAGCTAGTCGATAAAGTAAAGGAATTGTTGAGGAAGGGCAATGTTACTAAGATAACTGTAAAAAAGGATGGGGAACTATTGATGAACATACCAGTAACAGCAGCTGCCATAGGAAGTATGATTTCTGCTCCTCTGGCTTTAATAGGTTTAGGTGGAGCTATTTTATCTAAATGCACAATAGAGGTACAAAAGGAAGATGGAGAAATAATCAATGTAAACGACATGATATCAAAAAACATACATCATAAAACTGATGAGGAAGACTAA
- the recO gene encoding DNA repair protein RecO translates to MHVRTEGIVLKEYRFKETSKILILFTKKYGKVHAMARGAYRPKSKLLANTQPFSYNDYDLYKGRNFYYISQGDIINSFYSIRENIYRMMYGSYLLELIELSLPEEEENETIFKLLIKGLKVLSNINSDFYKFIISYELKFISFLGYKPELEYCTICRKKGFSDFRFSIDKGGIVCYNCLSKESYSEAMDNRMRKVLLWLLYTPLDELDSINIPKETMFKLHDILVKYILNKIDRKQFNSLKILDSINYNGGD, encoded by the coding sequence ATGCATGTAAGAACAGAAGGAATAGTATTAAAGGAGTACAGGTTTAAGGAAACCAGTAAAATATTGATTCTTTTTACAAAAAAATATGGTAAAGTCCATGCAATGGCCCGAGGGGCATATAGGCCAAAGAGTAAACTTTTGGCTAATACACAACCTTTTTCATATAACGATTATGATCTATATAAGGGCAGAAATTTTTATTATATCAGTCAAGGAGATATAATCAATTCTTTTTATTCTATTCGAGAGAATATATACAGGATGATGTATGGTTCTTATTTGCTGGAATTAATAGAACTGTCCCTACCAGAGGAAGAGGAAAATGAAACCATATTTAAACTATTGATAAAAGGCTTAAAAGTTCTTTCTAATATAAACAGTGATTTTTATAAGTTCATAATTTCTTATGAATTAAAATTTATTTCTTTTTTAGGATATAAGCCCGAATTGGAGTACTGTACAATTTGCAGAAAAAAGGGATTTTCCGATTTTAGATTCAGCATTGATAAGGGAGGAATAGTTTGTTATAATTGTCTATCCAAAGAATCCTATAGTGAAGCTATGGATAATAGGATGAGGAAGGTGTTACTTTGGTTACTTTATACTCCTTTGGATGAATTGGATTCTATTAATATTCCTAAAGAAACTATGTTTAAATTACATGATATTTTGGTAAAATACATATTAAACAAAATAGATAGAAAGCAGTTTAATTCCCTTAAAATATTGGATTCTATAAATTATAATGGAGGCGATTAG
- the era gene encoding GTPase Era, producing the protein MYRSGFVTVVGRPNVGKSTLLNEIVGEKISIISDKPQTTRNKIQLVYTDRDYQIVFLDTPGIQMPKNKLGEYMLKISKETLEEVDIITFMVDSSFETGRLDNYIIKELGTIKTPIILLINKIDTINKEDVEKLVLKYEQMNMFHKIIPVSAINGTNIDLYIRTVKDLLPEGPQYFPEDMITDQPERFIISEIIREKALLNLQEEVPHGIFVGIEEIKKRQEQDLIDVFATIYCEKESHKGIIIGKNGRMLKTIGQQSRSDIEKLLGSRVNLQIWVKVEKNWREKEAKVKYFGYR; encoded by the coding sequence ATGTATAGATCAGGTTTTGTTACAGTAGTTGGCAGGCCTAATGTGGGAAAATCCACTCTTTTAAACGAAATAGTTGGCGAGAAGATATCCATAATATCTGATAAACCTCAAACTACCAGGAATAAAATTCAACTGGTATATACTGATAGGGATTATCAAATAGTATTTTTAGATACTCCTGGTATACAAATGCCTAAGAATAAATTAGGAGAGTATATGCTAAAAATATCTAAGGAGACCTTAGAAGAAGTGGATATTATAACCTTCATGGTGGATTCCAGCTTTGAGACAGGAAGATTGGACAATTATATAATAAAAGAATTGGGAACTATTAAAACTCCTATAATACTTTTAATAAATAAAATTGACACCATTAATAAAGAAGATGTAGAAAAATTGGTATTAAAGTATGAACAGATGAATATGTTTCATAAGATAATTCCAGTATCTGCAATCAATGGCACAAATATTGATTTATATATAAGGACTGTAAAGGACTTGCTACCAGAAGGACCTCAGTATTTTCCTGAGGATATGATTACCGATCAACCGGAAAGGTTCATTATATCAGAGATCATTAGAGAAAAGGCTTTGTTAAATTTACAAGAGGAAGTTCCCCATGGCATATTTGTAGGCATTGAAGAAATAAAGAAAAGGCAAGAGCAGGATTTAATAGATGTATTTGCTACTATATATTGTGAAAAGGAATCTCATAAGGGAATAATTATAGGGAAAAATGGCAGAATGCTTAAAACTATTGGTCAGCAATCAAGGAGTGATATTGAAAAACTATTGGGTAGCCGCGTGAATTTACAGATATGGGTAAAGGTAGAAAAGAACTGGAGGGAAAAAGAAGCTAAGGTGAAGTACTTTGGCTATAGATAG
- a CDS encoding cytidine deaminase: MDKRLLIKKALEAREKAYVPYSNFRVGASVLTEDGEIYTGCNIEISSYSPTLCAERTAIFKAISEGHKRIKAVAVVGDSDFTYPCGVCRQVIREFGKDAIIIVANSEKDYKEYRLDELLPHSFGPEDLENKKK, encoded by the coding sequence ATGGATAAAAGGCTATTAATTAAAAAAGCTTTAGAAGCTCGTGAAAAAGCTTATGTTCCTTATTCTAATTTTAGAGTAGGCGCTTCTGTATTGACGGAAGATGGAGAAATATATACAGGGTGTAATATAGAAATATCCTCCTATTCTCCAACTCTCTGTGCTGAAAGGACTGCTATTTTTAAGGCCATATCTGAGGGGCATAAGAGAATTAAGGCAGTTGCAGTAGTAGGAGATTCGGATTTTACTTATCCTTGTGGGGTGTGTAGACAGGTAATTAGGGAATTTGGAAAAGATGCTATAATAATAGTAGCCAATTCAGAGAAGGATTATAAAGAGTATAGATTAGATGAATTGCTTCCCCATAGCTTTGGGCCAGAGGATTTAGAAAATAAAAAGAAGTAG
- a CDS encoding DUF3048 domain-containing protein has product MKGRTKYFLLTILIVILLTSCKKEDVKDIEDEIIQEEDEQIEEVIVEEKNEKEGEPSPLSGIYAPEEKVSRRPVAVMYDNHPSARWQAGLSKAEVIYEFMVEAPYTRYMALFLINDPESIGPIRSSRPYFVSTLLEYDPVYVRVGGSPEAKRDIKNYKIADIDGLSSSNRVLWKNKKVGKKAPHNTYTSMEAIRKTQLERGYRETGNYEGFKFNEEDVNLIGFAAEKVQINYFKNNTTLYRYNPDEKVYYREKDGKPHVDEWDNVPIVAKNIIIQEAKTRVIDNEGRLSIDIVGEGKGKYITNGKGMDIKWVKKTREGKTYFYDVTGNEIILNPGVTWIQVVDVNPDLIIE; this is encoded by the coding sequence ATGAAAGGCAGGACTAAATATTTTTTACTAACCATATTAATAGTCATTTTATTAACTAGCTGTAAAAAAGAAGATGTCAAAGATATTGAAGATGAAATAATTCAGGAAGAAGATGAACAGATTGAAGAAGTAATAGTAGAAGAAAAAAATGAAAAAGAGGGAGAACCATCGCCATTGAGTGGGATATATGCACCGGAGGAAAAAGTAAGCAGAAGGCCAGTAGCTGTAATGTATGATAACCATCCTAGTGCAAGATGGCAAGCCGGATTATCTAAAGCTGAAGTGATATATGAGTTTATGGTAGAAGCTCCGTATACTAGATACATGGCTTTATTTTTAATCAATGACCCTGAATCCATTGGTCCGATTAGGTCCTCAAGGCCCTATTTCGTGAGTACTTTACTTGAATATGACCCAGTGTATGTAAGGGTAGGTGGAAGTCCCGAGGCTAAACGGGATATAAAGAACTATAAAATTGCAGATATAGACGGACTGTCATCATCTAATAGGGTGTTGTGGAAGAATAAAAAAGTAGGTAAAAAAGCTCCCCATAACACATATACCAGTATGGAAGCAATAAGAAAAACTCAACTGGAAAGAGGGTATAGGGAAACTGGTAACTATGAAGGATTTAAGTTTAATGAAGAAGATGTGAATTTAATTGGATTTGCTGCAGAAAAGGTTCAAATAAACTATTTTAAGAACAATACTACTTTATATCGTTATAATCCAGACGAAAAAGTTTATTATAGGGAAAAGGATGGTAAGCCTCATGTGGATGAATGGGATAATGTTCCAATTGTAGCTAAAAATATTATAATACAAGAGGCAAAGACTAGGGTTATAGATAATGAAGGTAGGCTGTCCATAGATATAGTTGGAGAAGGAAAAGGTAAGTATATAACAAACGGGAAAGGAATGGATATAAAATGGGTAAAAAAAACGAGGGAAGGAAAGACCTATTTTTATGATGTAACAGGGAATGAGATTATTTTAAACCCTGGAGTAACGTGGATTCAAGTTGTAGACGTTAATCCAGATTTGATTATTGAATAA
- a CDS encoding diacylglycerol kinase, whose translation MKSRNIIESFNYAVLGIINALKTERNMRIHFFIATIVIVLSLFLDFSRIELLMLFVAIAFVFITEMINTAIERTVDLITEEYHPLARVVKDIAAGGVLIAAINSLVVGYLLFFDRLNPLTNLVLYKIKNSPIHLTFIALVLVIILTITFKTIYHKGKGTPFQGGTVSGHAAISFCIATIIAFIAQNMLISTLSFILAILVGESRVEGKIHSIMEVVLGGLLGILVGILVFQIIG comes from the coding sequence ATGAAATCCAGAAATATAATAGAAAGCTTTAATTATGCTGTGTTGGGAATAATCAACGCTCTTAAAACTGAAAGAAATATGAGGATTCATTTTTTTATAGCTACTATAGTTATAGTACTAAGTCTATTCCTCGATTTTTCTAGGATTGAACTATTAATGCTATTTGTCGCTATTGCTTTTGTATTTATAACAGAGATGATAAACACAGCTATAGAGAGGACTGTAGATTTAATTACAGAAGAATATCATCCATTGGCGAGGGTGGTAAAGGATATTGCAGCAGGGGGGGTACTAATTGCTGCCATCAATTCATTGGTGGTGGGGTATTTACTGTTTTTTGATAGATTAAATCCTTTAACCAATTTGGTACTGTATAAGATAAAAAATTCTCCTATTCATTTAACATTTATCGCTTTAGTATTGGTTATAATATTGACTATTACCTTTAAAACAATATACCATAAAGGAAAAGGTACCCCTTTTCAAGGCGGAACCGTTAGTGGACACGCTGCTATTTCTTTCTGTATTGCAACCATAATAGCTTTTATTGCCCAAAATATGTTAATATCGACTCTTTCCTTTATTCTAGCTATTTTAGTTGGGGAAAGCAGGGTAGAAGGGAAAATTCATAGCATAATGGAAGTAGTTTTAGGCGGATTACTAGGCATATTAGTAGGGATATTAGTATTTCAAATAATTGGATAG
- the ybeY gene encoding rRNA maturation RNase YbeY — MELYIDDRQDKIELDEEVFNIVEKAIKETLLFESKPLSFEVSLTFVDNEGIRELNKQYRNIDRETDVLSFPLYEDSSISPAPMLGDIVISAEKAWAQSIEYGHSFIREIAYLTVHSILHLLGYDHMEEEDKSIMRAKEKEIMKRLKIFKKGKED, encoded by the coding sequence ATGGAATTATATATTGATGATAGACAGGACAAAATAGAATTAGATGAAGAGGTATTCAATATAGTAGAAAAGGCTATTAAAGAGACTTTATTGTTTGAAAGTAAGCCTTTAAGCTTTGAAGTAAGCCTAACTTTTGTGGACAATGAAGGAATCCGGGAGTTAAACAAGCAATATCGAAATATTGATAGGGAAACGGATGTATTATCTTTTCCCTTATATGAAGACTCATCTATATCTCCAGCACCAATGTTAGGAGATATAGTGATATCAGCTGAAAAAGCCTGGGCTCAATCCATTGAATATGGTCATTCTTTCATAAGAGAGATAGCCTACTTAACTGTGCACAGCATCCTACACCTTTTAGGTTACGACCATATGGAAGAAGAGGATAAATCTATTATGAGAGCTAAGGAAAAGGAGATTATGAAAAGACTAAAGATATTTAAGAAGGGAAAGGAAGATTAG